Sequence from the Deltaproteobacteria bacterium genome:
GATCCAGGCCGCCCCGGCCGCGGCTCCGGCGGGCGCCGCCGGCCCGATCACGAGCCGCTCGCCGCCGGCCCCGCTCGTCCCGCCGGTCCCGACGGTCCCGATCCGCCGCGCCGGCACCGAGGCGGCGGCCGCCCGCGCGAGCAGCGCGTCGGGCAGTCCGGTGGCGACGACGACCCGGCCGGTCGACTCGCCGAAGAGCAGCGCGTCGAGACGCATTCCGGGCACGAGTGTAACCCGCGCGCCGAGCCGCGCCGGACCGGCCAGGCAGCACTCGGCGAGCGCCACCGCGAGGCCGCCCTCGGAGACGTCGTGCGCCGTGCGCACCTCCCCGGCCGCGACGCCCTCCGCGAGCAGCCCGTGCAGGCGCCGCTCGTGGGCGAGGTCGACGGCCGGCGGGAGGCCGGCCTCGCGCCCGCGCCGCAGGGCGAGCCACGCGCTCCCGCCGATCTCCTCGCGGGTCTCCCCGAGCAGCACGATCGCGAGCCCGGGCGCCGCCCAGTGTGACACCGCGTGGCGTCGAACGTCGTCGAGCAGGCCGACCACCGCGATCGTGGGCGTCGGGAAGATCGCGCGCCCGCTGGTCTCGTTGTAGAAGGAGACGTTGCCCGAGATCACCGGGGTGCCGAGCGCGGCGGCGGCCTCGCCGAGCCCGCGCACCGCCTCGGCGAACTCCCACATGATCTCGGGCCGCTCGGGGCTCCCGAAGTTCAGGCAGTTGGTGAGGGCCAGCGGCCGCGCGCCCGTGCAGGCCACGTTGCGGGCCGACTCGGCGACAGCCGCGATCGTCCCGGCGCGGGGGTCGAGCCAGCACCAGCGCGGGTTGCAGTCCACCGCCATCGCGAGCCCCTTGCCGGTCGGCGTGCCGTCCTCGCGCCGGACGCGCACGAGCGCGGCGTCGCCGCCCGGGCCGAGCACCGTGTTGCCCTGCACCAGCGAGTCGTACTGGCGCCAGATCCAGGCCTTCGAGGCGAGGTTCGGGTCGTCGAGCAGCGCCTCGAGCGCCGCCTGGGGGTCGCTCTCGGGCTCGAGCGAGGCGAGGTCGAGCTTCTGGCGCTCGTCGAGGTCGGCCGGCCGGCGCAGCGGCCGCTCGTAGCAGGGCGCGCTCTCGGCGACGGGGTCGACGGGGATGTCGACCACCGTCTCGCCGTGCCAGCGCACCCGCATGCGCCCGTCGCCGGTGACGCGGCCCACGACCACCGCGTCGAGCTCCCAGCGCGCGAAGCGCGCGAGGATCCCCTGCTCGGCGCCCTGGCGCGCCACCAGCAGCATGCGCTCCTGGCTCTCGGAGAGCAGCAGCTCGTAGGGCGTCATCCCGGCTGCGCGCTGCGGGACGCGGTCGAGGTCCATCTCGATGCCGGTGCCGGCGCGGCTCGCCATCTCGAAGGAGGAGCAGGTGAGGCCCGCCGCGCCCATGTCCTGGATGCCGACCACGTCGCCGCTGCGCATCACCTCGAGGCAGGCCTCGATCAGACACTTCTCGGTGAAGGGGTCGCCCACCTGCACGGTCGGCCGTTTGGCCTCGCTCGTCTCGTCGAACTCGGCCGAGGCGAGCAGGCTCGCGCCGTGGATCCCGTCGCGCCCCGTCTTCGAGCCGGCGTAGATCACCGGGTTGCCGATCCCCGCGGCCTGGCCGAGGAAGATCGCGTCGGCCTCCACGAGGCCCAGGTTGAAGGCGTTCACCAGGATGTTGCCGCGGTAGCACTCGTGGAAGCCGGTCTCGCCGCCCACCGTCGCGACCCCGACGGAGTTGCCGTAGCCGCCGATCCCGTGCACCACGCCGCGCAGCAGCATGCGGTGGCGGGGGTCGTCGAGCGGGCCGAAGCGGATCGAGTCGAGCGAGGCGATCGGGCGCGCCCCCATGCTGAAGACGTCGCGCAGGATCCCGCCCACGCCGGTGGCCGCGCCCTGGGTCGGCTCGATGAAGCTCGGGTGGTTGTGGCTCTCGATCTTGAAGATCACCGCGAGCCCGTCGCCGATCGCGACCGCGCCGGCCCCCTCGCCGGGCCCGACGAGGACGTGCTCTGCGGCGCTGGGCAGCGCGCGCAGGTGGACGCGGCTCGACTTGTAGGAGCAGTGCTCGGACCACATCACCGAGAAGATCCCGAGCTCCGGGAAGGTGGGCCGGCGGCCGAGGATCGCGAGGATGCGCTCCCACTCGGCGTCGCTGAGGCCGTGCTCGCGCGCCAGGGCGAGGTCGACGACCGGCTCGCGGGCGCCACGGCCCGCGTTCGCCGGCGCCTCGCTGCGCGCGCCGGCCGGGCGCTCGGCGCTCATCGCGCCCGCCCGCCGGCCACGGCGTCGGCCAGCGAGCCCAGGATCAGGAGGCCGTCGGTCCCGCCGGTCAGCGCCTCCACCGCGTGCTCGGGATGGGGCATCAGCCCCATCACGTTGCCGGCCGCGTTGCGCACGCCGGCCACGTTGCCGGCCGACCCGTTCGGGTTCGCAGCGGCGGTGACCGCGCCCTCCGCGTCGCAGTAGCGCAGCACCACCTGGCCCGCCGCCGTGAGCCGCTCGAGCTCGGCGGGCGCCACGACGTAGCGGCCCTCGCCGTGCTTGATCGGGATGCGCAGCACCTGGCCCACGCGGGCGCGCGAGGTGAAGGGCGCCGCCGCCTGCTCGACGCGCACCGGCTGCCAGGCGCACACGAAGTCGAGGTCGTGGTTGCGCAGCAGCGCCCCGGGCAGGAGACCGGCCTCGCAGAGCACCTGGAAGCCGTTGCAGGTGCCGAGCACCGGGCCGCCGGCCTCGGCGAAGCGGCGCACGGCCGCCATCACCGGCGAGAAGCGCGCCATCGCGCCGCAGCGCAGGTAGTCGCCGTAGGAGAAGCCGCCGGGCAGCAGGACGGCGCGGGTGGCGGCCGGCAGCTCCGGCTCCTGGTGCCAGACCAGGCGCGCGTCGAGCGCGAGCGCGCTCTTCAGCGCGAAGCGCATGTCGCGATCGTCGTTGGAGCCCGGGAACTGGATGACGGCGAACACGGCGGGCGCGCTCCCTCCTCTCAGAGACCGAGGTTGCGGCGGATCCGCTCGAGCGGCGGCTCGACGTCGGGCACGAAGGCCTCCCCGGTGATCCGCTCGTAGGTCTCGACGTAGCGGCGCGCCGCCTCGCAGCGCACCTCCTCCGGGAGCGGCGGGGGCGGGCCGTCGCCCCGGTAGCCGCGCTCGGCCAGCCAGCGGCGCACGTACTCCTTGTCCATCGCCTTGGGATCGCGGCCCGCCGCCATCGCCTGCTCGTAGCCGTCCCGGTACCAGTAGCGGGACGAGTCGGGCGTGTGGATCTCGTCGATCACGACGAGCCGGCCCTCGGGGTCGATGCCGAGCTCGTACTTCGTGTCGACCAGGATCAGGCCCTGCTTCTCCGCCCACTGCTGGCCCTCGGCGAAGAGCCCGAGCACCATCGCCTCGGCGCGGTCGTAGAGCTCGGCGCGGATCGCGCCGCTCGCGATCGCGGCGTCGCGCGAGCTCAGCTCGTCGTGGGCCCCGTGCGCGGCCTTGGTCGTCGGAGTCAGCAGGGGCTCGGGCAGCCGCTCGTGCTGGCGCAGGCCCTCGGGCAGGCGGTGGCCGCAGTAGACGCGCTCGCCGCGCGCGTAGGCGGTCCAGATCGAGGTGCCGGTCACGCCGGTGAGGTAGCCGCGCACGACGAACTCGATCGGGACCAGCGCGCACTCGCGGCCGACCGTCACGTTCGGGTCGGGCACCGCGAGCACGTGGTTGGGCGCGATCTCGCGGGTGCGCTCGAACCAGAACGCCGCGAGCTGGTTCAGCACCTGGCCCTTGAAGGGGATCGTGCCGAGCACGCGGTCGAAGGCCGAGATGCGGTCGGTCGCGACGATCGTGCGCCGGCCGTCCCGGACGTAGGAATCGCGCACCTTGCCTTCGAGCTTGCGGCCGAGCCCCGGGAGGTCGGTGCGCTCCAGCGTGCGCGCGCACTGCGCGCGGAGCAGCGCGGAGTCGATCGGCAACGGGGGGAACCTCCGACGGGGTTGCGGCGGTCAGCCTTCGATGCGCTCGATCCGCCAGTCCTCGATCACCGGATTCGCGAGCAGCTTCTCGCACAGCTCGCGCGCGAGCCGCTCGGCCAGGGCGCGGTCGTCCGTCGCGAGCTCCACCTCGAAGTGCTTGCCCTGGCGCACGCCGGCGACGGCGTCGTAGCCGAGCGCCGCGCAGGCGCGCTGGATCGCGCGGCCCTGGGGGTCGAGCACGTCGGCCTTGAGCGTGACGCAGACGACCGCCTTCACGCGTCCTCCCCGAGCGCCCGCGCGAAGATCGCGTCCACGTTGCGCAGGGCGGCGTCGAGGTCGAAGGCGCGCTCGATCTCCTCCTTCGTGAGCACGCGCGCGATCTCGGGGTCGGCGAGGATGCGGTCCCGGAACGCCCCGCCCTTCTCCCAGGTGTCCATCGCGTGGCCCTGCACGAGGCGGTAGGCGTCCTCGCGCGAGAGGCCCTTCCCGGCGAGCGCGAGGAGCAGCGTCCCGCTGAAGACCAGTCCGCGCGAGGACTCGAGGTTCTCCCGCATCCGCTCCGGGTACACGCGCAGGCCCTCCACCAGCCCGGCGAAGCGCTGCAGCATGAAGTCGACCGCGATCGAGGCGTCCGGCAGCACCACGCGCTCGGCCGACGAGTTCGAGATGTCGCGCTCGTGCCAGAGTGCCAGGTTCTCGAGCGCGCTCAGCGCGTACCCGCGCACGACCCGCGCCAGGCCCGACAGGTTCTCGAAGCGCCAGGGGTTGCGCTTGTGGGGCATCGCCGAGGAGCCCTTCTGCCCCCGGCCGAACTCCTCCTCCACCTCGCGCACCTCGGTGCGGGCCAGGTGCCGGAACTCGACGGCCGCCTGCTCGATCGTGGCGGCCAGGAGCGCCAGCGCCTGCACGTAGGCGGCGTGGCGGTCGCGCTGCACCACCTGGGTCGAGGCCGGCTCGAAGCCGATCCCGAGGCGCGCGCAGACGGCCTCCTCCACGGCCGGGTCGAGGTGGGCGAAGGTGCCGACGGCCCCGGAGACCTTGCCGACCGCGGCCTCGTCGATCGCGCGCGCCAGCCGCGCCCGCCCGCGGCGCAGCGCCTCGTGGAGCACCAGGAGCTTCAGGCCGAAGGTGGTGGGCTCGGCGTGCACGCCGTGGGTGCGCCCGACGATCGGCGTGTGGCGGTGCTCGAGCGCGCGGGCGCGCAGGGCGGCCAGCGCGCGGTCCACGCCCGCGAGCAGGAGATCGCCGGCCTCGCGGATCTGGAGCGCGAGCGCCGTGTCGATCACGTCGCTCGAGGTCATCCCGTAGTGGATCCAGCGCGCGTCGGGCCCGACGTGCTCGGCCACGTTCGTGAGGAACGCGATCACGTCGTGGCGCACGCTGCGCTCGATCTCCTCGACGCGCCCGACCTCGAAGCGGGCACGCTCGCGGATCGTCGCGAGCGCCGCGGCCGGCACCACGCCGCGCTCGGCGAGCACCTCGCAGACCGCGATCTCGACCCGCAGCCAGGCGCGGTAGCGCGCCTCCTCGGTCCAGACCGCGCCCATCTCGGGCCGTGTGTAGCGCTCGATCATCGGAAGCCCGCACTGAGGTAGGTGTGGCCGAGCAGAAGGTAGTACAGGACCGGGATCGCGAGCAGCGCGGAGTCGATCCGATCGAGGACTCCCCCCATGCCCGGCAGCAGGCTGCCGGCGTCCTTCAGCGCCGCGTCGCGTTTGAGCAGCGACTCGACGAGATCGCCCACCATGCCGGCCACCGCGCAGACGAACGCAAGCGCCGCCGCGAGCCCCCACGAGAGACCCGCCGAGAGCTCCGGCCAGAGCAGGTCGAAGAGGCCCTTGCAGACGAGCCCGCCGGCCGTCCCGAGCGTGACGCCACCGAGCGCCCCTTCGACGGTCTTCCCGGGGCTCACCTTCGGCGCGAGCTTGTGCCGCCCCCAGGCACGGCCCGCGAAGTAGGCGCCCGTGTCGCAGAGCACCACGGCCGAGAGGCAGAACACCAGGAAGAAGGCGCCGGCGTCCGGGTCGTAGAGCGCAGCCGCGTCGGCGCCCCACTTGGCGCCGACCACGCTCTGGAAGTTGCGCAGGGTGACCGCGTGGGTGAGCAGCCAGCCCACGTAGAAGACGCCGAAGAAGGTGCCCGAGATCGAGGCCAGCGCCTGGCTGATCTGGGCCTTGCCGACCTGCACGACCATGAAGGCCAGCAGCGAGGCCGTCATCAGGATCGTCGCGTGGTACTCGTTGCCGAAGTAGCCGACCACCGGCAGCAGGCCGCCGGCCGCCATCCCGAAGCCCCAGAGCGGCTGGGCGCCCTTGGCCTCGAGGAGCTGGTAGAGCTCGCGGATCCCGAGCAGGACGATGGCGACGACGGTGCCGAGCACCCAGAAGCCACCCTGCGCGATCATCCAGAGCACACCGGGCACGAGGACCGCGGCGGTCAGCAGGCGCAGCCCGAGCTCGCGGTGCTTCGAGGGAGGCCGGACGGGCGGCCCCGGCGAGGGCGGCAGCGGGTGGACCGGCTCGCTCCCGGCTCCGGAGCGCTCGCTCGGGCGCTCGAGCGAGCTCACGGCCGGCGCTCCCGGGCGCTCCGCTCGAGAGGACCCAGAGGGCTCCGCGGCTCGTGACCCGGAGAGCTCACGCGGGATCCTCCTCGCGCGGGGCGCCGTGGCCGCTGTGGCCGAAGCCGCCCGCACCGCGCGGCGTCTCGCCGAGCCGGTCCGCGGCCTCCCAGTGCACCCGCGTGGCCGGCGCCACCACGAGCTGCGCGATGCGGTCGCCGCGCTTCACGGTGAAGGGCTCCTTGCCGGCGTTCAGCAGGATCACCGAGAGCTCGCCGCGATAGTCGGCGTCGATCGTGCCCGGGGCGTTCGGCAGCAGCACCCCGTAGCGGAGCGCGAGCCCGCTGCGCGGCCGCACCTGGGCCTCGTAGCCCGGCGGCAGCTCGATCGCGAGACCCGTCGGCACCAGCGCGCGCGCGCCCGGCTCGATCACGAGCTCCCCGTCCACGGCGGCGGCCAGGTCGGCCCCGGCCGCGCCGGCGCTCGCGTAGAAGGGAAGCGGCAGGTCCCCGGCGCCGGGCAGCCGCACGACGCGCACGCGCACGGCGCGGCGCCCCTCCCGGCCGCGCGCCGCACCCACCGGCGTCGAGCGAGGCGATCCGCCCCGGGCCACGTCCCTCCCTCAGCCCTCCGCGGGCGCCTCCCCAGCCTCGGCCTGCGCGGCGAGATCCGCCAGCGCCTCCTTGCGCGAGAGCCGGATGCGCCCGCTCGGGTCGATGTCGACGCACTTCGCGAGCACCTCGTCGCCCTCCTGCACCACGTCGGTCACGCGCTCGACGCGGCCCTCGGCGAGATGGCTGATGTGGATCATCCCGTCGGTGCCCGGGAAGATCTCGACGAAGGCGCCGAAGTCCGTGATGCGCTTGACCTTGCCCAGGTACACGCGCCCGAGCTCGGCCTCCTGGGTGAGCTCCTCCACCATCGCGCGCGCGCGGTCGAGGTTCGGGCCGTCCGGGGCGAAGATCCGCACCTGCCCGGTGTCCT
This genomic interval carries:
- the purL gene encoding phosphoribosylformylglycinamidine synthase subunit PurL; translated protein: MSAERPAGARSEAPANAGRGAREPVVDLALAREHGLSDAEWERILAILGRRPTFPELGIFSVMWSEHCSYKSSRVHLRALPSAAEHVLVGPGEGAGAVAIGDGLAVIFKIESHNHPSFIEPTQGAATGVGGILRDVFSMGARPIASLDSIRFGPLDDPRHRMLLRGVVHGIGGYGNSVGVATVGGETGFHECYRGNILVNAFNLGLVEADAIFLGQAAGIGNPVIYAGSKTGRDGIHGASLLASAEFDETSEAKRPTVQVGDPFTEKCLIEACLEVMRSGDVVGIQDMGAAGLTCSSFEMASRAGTGIEMDLDRVPQRAAGMTPYELLLSESQERMLLVARQGAEQGILARFARWELDAVVVGRVTGDGRMRVRWHGETVVDIPVDPVAESAPCYERPLRRPADLDERQKLDLASLEPESDPQAALEALLDDPNLASKAWIWRQYDSLVQGNTVLGPGGDAALVRVRREDGTPTGKGLAMAVDCNPRWCWLDPRAGTIAAVAESARNVACTGARPLALTNCLNFGSPERPEIMWEFAEAVRGLGEAAAALGTPVISGNVSFYNETSGRAIFPTPTIAVVGLLDDVRRHAVSHWAAPGLAIVLLGETREEIGGSAWLALRRGREAGLPPAVDLAHERRLHGLLAEGVAAGEVRTAHDVSEGGLAVALAECCLAGPARLGARVTLVPGMRLDALLFGESTGRVVVATGLPDALLARAAAASVPARRIGTVGTGGTSGAGGERLVIGPAAPAGAAAGAAWIDVAVERLAGIWERGLPRRLEGPSGEAA
- the purQ gene encoding phosphoribosylformylglycinamidine synthase subunit PurQ, which produces MFAVIQFPGSNDDRDMRFALKSALALDARLVWHQEPELPAATRAVLLPGGFSYGDYLRCGAMARFSPVMAAVRRFAEAGGPVLGTCNGFQVLCEAGLLPGALLRNHDLDFVCAWQPVRVEQAAAPFTSRARVGQVLRIPIKHGEGRYVVAPAELERLTAAGQVVLRYCDAEGAVTAAANPNGSAGNVAGVRNAAGNVMGLMPHPEHAVEALTGGTDGLLILGSLADAVAGGRAR
- a CDS encoding phosphoribosylaminoimidazolesuccinocarboxamide synthase; protein product: MPIDSALLRAQCARTLERTDLPGLGRKLEGKVRDSYVRDGRRTIVATDRISAFDRVLGTIPFKGQVLNQLAAFWFERTREIAPNHVLAVPDPNVTVGRECALVPIEFVVRGYLTGVTGTSIWTAYARGERVYCGHRLPEGLRQHERLPEPLLTPTTKAAHGAHDELSSRDAAIASGAIRAELYDRAEAMVLGLFAEGQQWAEKQGLILVDTKYELGIDPEGRLVVIDEIHTPDSSRYWYRDGYEQAMAAGRDPKAMDKEYVRRWLAERGYRGDGPPPPLPEEVRCEAARRYVETYERITGEAFVPDVEPPLERIRRNLGL
- the purS gene encoding phosphoribosylformylglycinamidine synthase subunit PurS, with translation MKAVVCVTLKADVLDPQGRAIQRACAALGYDAVAGVRQGKHFEVELATDDRALAERLARELCEKLLANPVIEDWRIERIEG
- the purB gene encoding adenylosuccinate lyase, with product MIERYTRPEMGAVWTEEARYRAWLRVEIAVCEVLAERGVVPAAALATIRERARFEVGRVEEIERSVRHDVIAFLTNVAEHVGPDARWIHYGMTSSDVIDTALALQIREAGDLLLAGVDRALAALRARALEHRHTPIVGRTHGVHAEPTTFGLKLLVLHEALRRGRARLARAIDEAAVGKVSGAVGTFAHLDPAVEEAVCARLGIGFEPASTQVVQRDRHAAYVQALALLAATIEQAAVEFRHLARTEVREVEEEFGRGQKGSSAMPHKRNPWRFENLSGLARVVRGYALSALENLALWHERDISNSSAERVVLPDASIAVDFMLQRFAGLVEGLRVYPERMRENLESSRGLVFSGTLLLALAGKGLSREDAYRLVQGHAMDTWEKGGAFRDRILADPEIARVLTKEEIERAFDLDAALRNVDAIFARALGEDA
- a CDS encoding phosphatidate cytidylyltransferase yields the protein MSSLERPSERSGAGSEPVHPLPPSPGPPVRPPSKHRELGLRLLTAAVLVPGVLWMIAQGGFWVLGTVVAIVLLGIRELYQLLEAKGAQPLWGFGMAAGGLLPVVGYFGNEYHATILMTASLLAFMVVQVGKAQISQALASISGTFFGVFYVGWLLTHAVTLRNFQSVVGAKWGADAAALYDPDAGAFFLVFCLSAVVLCDTGAYFAGRAWGRHKLAPKVSPGKTVEGALGGVTLGTAGGLVCKGLFDLLWPELSAGLSWGLAAALAFVCAVAGMVGDLVESLLKRDAALKDAGSLLPGMGGVLDRIDSALLAIPVLYYLLLGHTYLSAGFR
- the dut gene encoding dUTP diphosphatase, which encodes MRVRVVRLPGAGDLPLPFYASAGAAGADLAAAVDGELVIEPGARALVPTGLAIELPPGYEAQVRPRSGLALRYGVLLPNAPGTIDADYRGELSVILLNAGKEPFTVKRGDRIAQLVVAPATRVHWEAADRLGETPRGAGGFGHSGHGAPREEDPA